One window of Papaver somniferum cultivar HN1 chromosome 9, ASM357369v1, whole genome shotgun sequence genomic DNA carries:
- the LOC113309379 gene encoding uncharacterized protein LOC113309379 has protein sequence MGMARTPSLRNGEYLEGMINEYVNGKGKSSRGHKSTKLVAALTCLQFAFAIYATFLLYYMSPTVDLRIGATKIAQHWKQFIVPPNVAGRYQEASSVLVEETPALGVTEVCEHEKIDFEQKKSTDAQMIKLKRELYDQVLDFQSKSVGTETLKELMAMKSMWNVRGPKIPKITVILNHFKRKTLCSQLESLLHQTLPFHNVWVLSFGSPNELSLKRIVDSYNDSRISFISSSYDFKYYGRFQMALQTDADLVYLLDDDMIPGTKMLEILSHVAGTDKYKNSVVGSIGRILPFRQKDFTFPSYRKFRSKEAGLYLPDPAYDITVDKIVQVDFLSSSWFLSAELVKTLFIETPATFMTGEDLHLSYQLQKYRGAGSFVLPVDPLDKETWGDSEHRLAYVSETTVIFKDIVQVRDDQWWRALATGYVTQWAAMHPQKIDALFYAHTLEEVKALEPLLEKFRTTVGRKAYIATPGGKFCPCEEAASSMKWPKSVCRERRFKIFDLGIGALSELSDSEVPVIQAVYSSMKGLIKIHNPTVLITVSDIDPNIKKALKMASETNSNQTTHILLPRSSVSRVLWMADLRPTALPNWNKMRISVNIITQNRASSLLRLLNSLKNAYYLGDDIPISFNMDSKVDAETIRLVNSFEWPHGTKTFRRRIIQGGLIRAVSESWYPASDDDFGLLLEDDIEVSPYYYLWIKYVLLAYHYDPQVSLPELSSISLYTPRLVEVVKERPKWNATEFFKNIHPNTPYLHQLPCSWGAVFFPKQWREFYVYMNMRFTEDAKTNPVQIPKSRTNGWQASWKKFLIDMMYLRGYVSLYPNFPNQASFSTNHMEPGAHISAKDNVLKHKIEDFEVPLLKDDFRGFLPGGKLPPASRLPSINLFNQAVSLKGLKAAGAKLKQDVIGCVPTDVVVVDHDTGLPSRCAKF, from the exons CTTTACTATATGAGTCCTACTGTGGATTTGCGTATAGGGGCTACTAAGATTGCACAACACTGGAAACAGTTTATTGTCCCTCCTAACGTAGCTGGACGGTACCAAGAAGCTTCTTCTGTTCTTGTAGAAGAAACTCCGGCTTTGGGAGTAACCGAAGTATGCGAGCATGAGAAAATCGATTTCGAACAGAAGAAATCAACTGATGCACAAATGATCAAGCTGAAGAGAGAATTATACGACCAGGTGTTGGATTTTCAGAGCAAATCCGTTGGTACAGAAACTCTCAAAGAGCTTATGGCAATGAAGTCGATGTGGAATGTACGAGGTCCTAAAATCCCGAAAATCACCGTGATTTTGAACCATTTCAAGAGGAAGACACTATGTTCGCAGTTAGAGTCCCTTCTCCATCAAACCCTTCCATTCCACAATGTTTGGGTGCTCTCCTTCGGAAGTCCTAACGAGCTTTCATTGAAAAGAATTGTTGATAGTTATAACGATTCCAGGATAAGTTTCATCAGTTCTAGTTATGATTTCAAGTACTATGGAAGGTTTCAGATGGCTTTACAAACGGATGCGGATCTTGTGTACCTTCTTGACGATGACATGATCCCCGGGACAAAGATGTTAGAGATTCTATCTCATGTTGCAGGAACTGACAAGTATAAGAACTCGGTAGTGGGAAGTATTGGAAGGATCTTACCTTTTAGACAAAAGGATTTTACTTTCCCGAGTTATAGAAAGTTTCGATCCAAGGAAGCTGGACTTTATTTGCCTGATCCTGCTTATGATATCACCGTCGACAAGATTGTTCAAGTGGATTTCTTATCGAGTTCTTGGTTTTTATCAGCCGAGCTTGTCAAAACTCTCTTCATTGAAACTCCTGCCACCTTCATGACTGGAGAAGATTTACATCTCAG TTATCAGCTTCAGAAGTATAGAGGTGCTGGTTCTTTTGTACTGCCAGTTGATCCACTCGACAAGGAAACTTGGGGTGACAGTGAACATAGGCTCGCTTATGTGTCTGAGACCACAGTAATCTTCAAAGATATCGTTCAAGTTCGGGATGATCAATGGTGGCGAGCACTCGCTACGGGTTATGTGACACAATGGGCTGCAATGCACCCACAAAAGATAGATGCTCTTTTCTACGCTCATACTCTGGAAGAAGTGAAAGCACTCGAGCCCCTTCTCGAGAAATTCAGAACCACTGTTGGTAGAAAGGCTTACATTGCCACTCCAGGTGGAAAGTTCTGTCCTTGTGAAGAAGCTGCAAGTTCTATGAAATGGCCCAAGTCAGTTTGCCGAGAGAGGAGATTTAAAATTTTCGACTTAGGAATTGGGGCTCTTTCAGAGTTGTCAGATTCTGAAGTTCCTGTTATACAAGCAGTTTATTCTAGCATGAAAGGTTTGATCAAAATCCATAACCCAACTGTGCTAATTACTGTGTCTGACATCGATCCAAATATCAAGAAAGCTCTGAAAATGGCATCAGAGACCAACTCAAACCAAACAACACATATTCTTCTACCAAGGTCCTCAGTGTCCAGGGTTCTGTGGATGGCTGATCTACGACCAACTGCATTGCCAA ATTGGAACAAAATGAGAATTTCTGTGAACATAATCACCCAAAACCGTGCTTCGTCACTCTTGAGACTTCTCAACTCTCTTAAAAACGCCTACTATCTGGGAGATGACATCCCTATCAGCTTCAACATGGATAGCAAAGTTGATGCCGAGACTATAAGGCTTGTGAATTCATTTGAATGGCCTCACGGTACAAAGACATTCCGGAGAAGAATCATTCAAGGAGGACTGATTCGAGCTGTCAGCGAAAGTTGGTACCCAGCATCAGATGACGATTTCGGCCTTTTACTTGAAGATGACATTGAAGTTTCGCCGTACTactacttatggatcaaatacgTCTTGTTAGCTTACCATTACGACCCGCAAGTGTCTCTCCCTGAGCTTTCCTCCATCTCGCTCTACACCCCGCGGTTGGTCGAAGTGGTTAAAGAGAGACCCAAGTGGAATGCAACTGAATTCTTCAAAAATATCCATCCAAATACACCTTATCTCCATCAACTGCCTTGCAGTTGGGGAGCAGTTTTCTTCCCCAAGCAATGGAGAGAATTCTACGTCTACATGAACATGAGATTCACCGAAGACGCAAAGACAAATCCAGTTCAGATTCCTAAGTCTAGAACAAATGGATGGCAAGCTTCATGGAAGAAATTCTTAATCGATATGATGTACCTTAGAGGGTATGTGAGTCTTTATCCGAATTTCCCAAATCAAGCTAGCTtctcaaccaatcatatggagcCAGGAGCTCATATCAGTGCAAAAGATAACGTTCTTAAACACAAGATAGAAGATTTTGAAGTTCCATTATTGAAGGACGATTTTCGTGGGTTTTTACCAGGAGGTAAATTACCTCCAGCTTCAAGACTACCATCTATAAATCTCTTCAACCAAGCAGTCTCTTTGAAAGGACTGAAAGCTGCAGGGGCCAAGCTTAAACAAGACGTGATCGGTTGCGTTCCAACCGATGTCGTTGTTGTCGATCATGACACCGGTTTGCCTAGCCGTTGTGCGAAATTCTGA